From one Mytilus edulis chromosome 1, xbMytEdul2.2, whole genome shotgun sequence genomic stretch:
- the LOC139521360 gene encoding trissin receptor-like isoform X1, which translates to MEANRSINGDYFNGTSSNVQTSFFFDDMFTKAVLICAYSTVFSLCFFGNIMVLFAIVKSARLRSLTNFFLANLAVADFWIGVFCVLPNLSTFFSQKWILGRAMCKIYYFVWNMSYTASIVILTAIATERYIAIRFPLRARRCITQKRLFLVQAIIWMIAAVYGTPYLFIFDLYEMPGMDGEITYYCFPDYSRINMKALVTANFIIWYVIPLGLMSYMYCRIGISLWKVSKKPRTPKPPKPVEIPAEDSYYTTSSSEGQGRKRSLRMHKMSSVCNHKEQRDKCLYCKPSNQRNSLKESTKRCSCEKVESERSSASSSNMVDINTNHSRFNCNNVAFVEYKTRETKNVPKLRVYFNTEQTRMNSIRAVRSRRRVIRLLVAVVISFTVCVLPHHIRILLLFWKVPMYDLERVLSPVSFLILYLNSALNPILYALFSANFRKSFKESFPCRRRRRPLPFFIPDTRSGSF; encoded by the exons GTAATATTATGGTATTGTTTGCGATAGTTAAAAGTGCTAGGTTAAGAAGCTTGACCAACTTTTTCCTAGCCAACCTAGCCGTAGCGGATTTCTGGATTGGTGTGTTTTGTGTATTGCCTAACTTGTCGACATTCTTTTCTCAAAAATGGATTTTAGGCAGG GCGATGTGTAAGATATATTATTTTGTCTGGAATATGTCGTACACGGCGTCAATTGTCATTTTGACAGCCATTGCTACGGAAAGATATATCGCCATCAGATTCCCGCTGAGAGCTAGAAGATGTATTACTCAAAAACGTCTGTTTTTAGTGCAAGCAATAATATGGATGATAGCAGCAGTATATGGAACGCCgtatttattcatatttgatttatatgaAATGCCCGGAATGGATGGTGAAATAACATACTATTGTTTCCCAGATTATTCACGTATTAATATGAAAGCTCTTGTAACGGCCAATTTTATCATTTGGTATGTCATACCATTGGGATTAATGTCCTATATGTATTGTAGAATTGGTATTTCACTCTGGAAGGTCAGTAAAAAACCACGCACTCCAAAACCTCCGAAACCTGTAGAAATACCAGCTGAAGATTCGTATTATACAACATCATCATCTGAAGGTCAAGGTCGGAAACGTTCTCTTAGAATGCATAAAATGTCTTCTGTATGTAATCACAAGGAACAAAGAGACAAATGTCTATACTGTAAACCCTCAAACCAACGTAATTCACTAAAGGAAAGCACAAAGCGCTGTTCTTGTGAAAAAGTGGAATCGGAAAGGAGTTCAGCATCTTCGTCAAACATGGTCGACATAAACACTAACCATTCAAGGTTTAATTGTAACAATGTCGCATTTGTAGAGTATAAAACAAGAGAGACTAAGAATGTTCCCAAACTACGTGTTTATTTTAACACTGAACAAACGCGAATGAACAGCATAAGAGCAGTAAGAAGTAGAAGGCGTGTAATAAGACTACTAGTTGCCGTTGTCATCTCATTTACTGTTTGTGTACTCCCTCATCATATAAGAATTCTCCTGTTATTTTGGAAAGTGCCTATGTATGACCTTGAACGGGTTTTATCTCCAGTGTCATTcctaatattatatttaaatagcGCATTAAATCCAATTTTATACGCACTATTCTCAGCAAACTTTAGGAAAAGTTTTAAAGAATCATTTCCATGTCGTCGAAGGAGGCGACCGTTGCCATTCTTCATACCGGATACAAGAAGTGGGAGCTTTTAG
- the LOC139521360 gene encoding trissin receptor-like isoform X2: MAENESLYGDSFNGTSSSVPTSFFDDMFTKVVFICAYSTVFALCVFGNIMVLFAIVKSARLRSLTNFFLANLAVADFWIGVFCVLPNLSTFFSQKWILGRAMCKIYYFVWNMSYTASIVILTAIATERYIAIRFPLRARRCITQKRLFLVQAIIWMIAAVYGTPYLFIFDLYEMPGMDGEITYYCFPDYSRINMKALVTANFIIWYVIPLGLMSYMYCRIGISLWKVSKKPRTPKPPKPVEIPAEDSYYTTSSSEGQGRKRSLRMHKMSSVCNHKEQRDKCLYCKPSNQRNSLKESTKRCSCEKVESERSSASSSNMVDINTNHSRFNCNNVAFVEYKTRETKNVPKLRVYFNTEQTRMNSIRAVRSRRRVIRLLVAVVISFTVCVLPHHIRILLLFWKVPMYDLERVLSPVSFLILYLNSALNPILYALFSANFRKSFKESFPCRRRRRPLPFFIPDTRSGSF; this comes from the exons GTAATATTATGGTATTGTTTGCGATAGTTAAAAGTGCTAGGTTAAGAAGCTTGACCAACTTTTTCCTAGCCAACCTAGCCGTAGCGGATTTCTGGATTGGTGTGTTTTGTGTATTGCCTAACTTGTCGACATTCTTTTCTCAAAAATGGATTTTAGGCAGG GCGATGTGTAAGATATATTATTTTGTCTGGAATATGTCGTACACGGCGTCAATTGTCATTTTGACAGCCATTGCTACGGAAAGATATATCGCCATCAGATTCCCGCTGAGAGCTAGAAGATGTATTACTCAAAAACGTCTGTTTTTAGTGCAAGCAATAATATGGATGATAGCAGCAGTATATGGAACGCCgtatttattcatatttgatttatatgaAATGCCCGGAATGGATGGTGAAATAACATACTATTGTTTCCCAGATTATTCACGTATTAATATGAAAGCTCTTGTAACGGCCAATTTTATCATTTGGTATGTCATACCATTGGGATTAATGTCCTATATGTATTGTAGAATTGGTATTTCACTCTGGAAGGTCAGTAAAAAACCACGCACTCCAAAACCTCCGAAACCTGTAGAAATACCAGCTGAAGATTCGTATTATACAACATCATCATCTGAAGGTCAAGGTCGGAAACGTTCTCTTAGAATGCATAAAATGTCTTCTGTATGTAATCACAAGGAACAAAGAGACAAATGTCTATACTGTAAACCCTCAAACCAACGTAATTCACTAAAGGAAAGCACAAAGCGCTGTTCTTGTGAAAAAGTGGAATCGGAAAGGAGTTCAGCATCTTCGTCAAACATGGTCGACATAAACACTAACCATTCAAGGTTTAATTGTAACAATGTCGCATTTGTAGAGTATAAAACAAGAGAGACTAAGAATGTTCCCAAACTACGTGTTTATTTTAACACTGAACAAACGCGAATGAACAGCATAAGAGCAGTAAGAAGTAGAAGGCGTGTAATAAGACTACTAGTTGCCGTTGTCATCTCATTTACTGTTTGTGTACTCCCTCATCATATAAGAATTCTCCTGTTATTTTGGAAAGTGCCTATGTATGACCTTGAACGGGTTTTATCTCCAGTGTCATTcctaatattatatttaaatagcGCATTAAATCCAATTTTATACGCACTATTCTCAGCAAACTTTAGGAAAAGTTTTAAAGAATCATTTCCATGTCGTCGAAGGAGGCGACCGTTGCCATTCTTCATACCGGATACAAGAAGTGGGAGCTTTTAG